From a region of the Arachis ipaensis cultivar K30076 chromosome B09, Araip1.1, whole genome shotgun sequence genome:
- the LOC107619434 gene encoding protein BIG GRAIN 1-like B produces MENWDKPLRGHRERNSNPSFSSTLLDAIYRSIEVEETVTTTMKKQKQNSPSRASKVESWMEIKKDEKLLLKGRNSLTEFDRRSNRSCNSRSSSNALSMYSNSTSSESSSAGFSSSESESFYGHRQRPKPIRTSVSDKPTTTFDDNKWIPQPQKPKNENNDTNNNGFGKTKNKALRILYGELKKTKQPISPGARLASFLNSLFHSNGSSKKAKVVSSSPVVVHEQPSSAATQHGGGRGISYSNSACSSASSFSRSCLSKTPSSRTGTKRSVRFCPVSVIVGEDCRPCGHKNLHEGQNSNLVVAAKGYNGKNTNDEELRFHVLQESKRVEELARDLLKNYQMKKKKKNEEFHDDVMRYELDYDDDDDDDDASCCSSDLFELDNLSAIGIERYREELPVYETTHFNTNRAIASGFIL; encoded by the coding sequence ATGGAAAATTGGGACAAACCATTACGAGGACACAGAGAAAGGAATAGTAATCCGTCTTTCTCTTCCACTCTCCTTGACGCAATCTACCGCTCCATCGAGGTCGAAGAAACGGTTACAACTACCATGAAGAAGCAGAAACAGAATTCTCCCAGCAGGGCCAGTAAGGTGGAGAGTTGGATGGAGATCAAGAAAGATGAGAAACTGTTGTTGAAGGGGAGAAACTCGCTAACGGAATTCGATCGAAGAAGCAACAGAAGCTGCAACTCAAGATCTTCTTCCAACGCGCTTTCCATGtactcgaactcaacatcctcgGAATCTAGCTCCGCCGGCTTCTCTTCATCGGAATCGGAGTCCTTCTACGGCCACCGCCAAAGGCCGAAGCCGATTCGCACCAGCGTTTCCGACAAGCCAACAACCACGTTTGATGACAACAAATGGATCCCGCAGCCACAGAAGCCGAAGAATGAAAACAACGACACTAACAATAACGGATTTGGTAAAACGAAGAACAAAGCGCTGAGAATCTTGTACGGCGAGTTGAAGAAAACAAAGCAGCCGATCTCGCCGGGTGCAAGACTCGCCAGCTTCCTCAACTCGCTCTTCCATTCAAACGGAAGCTCGAAGAAAGCCAAGGTGGTTTCTTCGAGCCCCGTCGTGGTGCACGAGCAGCCTTCCTCCGCCGCCACGCAGCATGGCGGAGGACGCGGTATTAGTTATTCTAACTCTGCATGTTCCTCTGCGTCCTCGTTCTCCAGATCTTGCCTGAGCAAGACACCGTCCTCGAGAACGGGGACGAAGAGGTCCGTACGGTTCTGTCCAGTGAGTGTGATAGTTGGAGAAGATTGCAGGCCCTGCGGGCACAAGAATCTGCATGAAGGGCAAAATAGTAATTTAGTGGTGGCCGCAAAGGGGTATAATGGTAAGAACACTAACGATGAAGAGCTTAGGTTCCATGTGTTGCAGGAGAGTAAACGAGTAGAGGAATTAGCTAGGGACTTGTTGAAGAATTatcagatgaagaagaagaagaagaatgaagaatttCATGATGACGTCATGCGTTATGAActtgattatgatgatgatgacgacgatgATGATGCTAGTTGTTGTAGCTCTGATCTATTTGAATTGGATAATCTTTCAGCAATTGGGATTGAGAGGTATAGGGAGGAGTTGCCTGTGTATGAAACTACTCACTTCAATACCAATAGAGCCATTGCCAGTGGGTTCATTCTGTAA